A part of Dasypus novemcinctus isolate mDasNov1 chromosome 5, mDasNov1.1.hap2, whole genome shotgun sequence genomic DNA contains:
- the ANKMY2 gene encoding ankyrin repeat and MYND domain-containing protein 2 encodes MVHVKKGELTQEEKALLEVIGKGTVQEAGTLLASKNVRVNCLDENGMTPLMHAAYKGKVDMCKLLLRHGADVNCHQHEHGYTALMFAALSGNKDITWVMLEAGAETDVVNSVGRTAAQMAAFVGQHDCVTVINNFFPRERLDYYTKLQGLDKEPKLPPKLAGPLHKIITITNLHPVKIVMLVSENPLLAEEAALNKCYKVMDLICEKCMKQRDMNEVLAMKMHYISCIFQKCINFLKDGENKLDTFIKSLLKGRATDGFPIYQEKIIRESIRKFPYCEATLLQQLVRSIAPVEIGSDPTAFSVLTQAITGQVGFVDVEFCTTCGEKGASKRCSVCKMVIYCDQTCQKTHWFAHKKICKTLKDIYEKQQLEAAKAKSQEEKNGKLDVNSNCLNEEQPDAEMGTSQKDSNLKDSVEEEKESLQSEDGLESLQDASAGPQASEE; translated from the exons gtactGTCCAAGAAGCCGGAACACTTTTAGCCAGCAAGAATGTTCGTGTCAACTGTTTAGATGAG AATGGAATGACCCCACTAATGCATGCTGCCTATAAAGGAAAAGTTGATATGTGTAAACTACTCTTGCGACACGGAGCTGATGTAAATTGTCATCAACATGAACATGGATACACAGCCCTCATGTTTGCTGCACTTTCTG GTAATAAAGACATCACATGGGTAATGTTGGAAGCTGGTGCTGAGACAGATGTTGTTAACTCTGTAGGAAGAACAGCAGCTCAGATGGCAGCCTTTGTGG GTCAACATGATTGTGTGACTGTAatcaacaatttctttcctcGAGAGAGACTGGATTATTACACTAAACTTCAGGGACTGGATAAAGAGCCAAAACTGCCCCCAAAGTTGGCAGGCCCACTGCACAAAATTATCACCATCACAAATCTTCATCCTGTCAAG ATTGTGATGCTTGTAAGTGAGAATCCTCTGCTGGCAGAAGAAGCAGCCCTGAATAAATGCTACAAGGTGATGGATTTGATTTGTGAGAAATGTATGAAGCAAAGAGACATGAATGAAGTATTGGCTATGAAAATGCATTATATCAGCTGTATCTTTCAGAAATGCATTAACTTCTTAAAAGATGGAGAGAATAAACTGGACACTTTTATCAAAAG CTTGTTAAAAGGCCGAGCTACTGATGGCTTTCCGATATACCAAGAAAAGATCATTCGAGAAAGTATCAGAAAATTTCCTTACTGTGAAGCTACACTTCTCCAACAGCTGGTGCGAAGCATTGCTCCTGTTGAAATT ggTTCTGATCCCACTGCATTCTCCGTACTTACCCAGGCCATCACAGGTCAGGTGGGTTTTGTGGATGTTGAATTTTGCACAACCTGTGGAGAAAAGGGAGCAAGTAAAAGATGCTCGGTATGCAAAATG GTAATATACTGTGATCAAACCTGCCAAAAAACACACTGGTTTGCACATAAAAAAATCTGTAAGACTCTAAAGGACATTTATGAGAAGCAACAGTTGGaggctgccaaagcaaagagTCAAGAGGAGAAGA atGGCAAACTTGATGTCAATTCTAACTGTCTTAATGAAGAGCAGCCAGATGCTGAAATGGGCACATCTCAAAAGGATTCCAATCTTAAAGATTCTGTGGAAGAGGAGAAAGAGTCTCTTCAGAGTGAGGATGGGTTGGAAAGCTTACAGGACGCTTCTGCAGGGCCACAAGCATCTGAGGAGTAA